The following are encoded together in the Salvia hispanica cultivar TCC Black 2014 chromosome 6, UniMelb_Shisp_WGS_1.0, whole genome shotgun sequence genome:
- the LOC125191987 gene encoding polygalacturonase-like, with the protein MEQMHVITLTIFGVLLLPLSAYADVYDVSQHGVQNGDITDALLKAWELAVQAPTASKVLIPKGEWTLKQALLDGPNKAPIEFQVEGTVTAYSDPFDLPDNKGEWWIGMNYLHSLTVSGGGVFDGNGKVAWTKNECHKNTPCLSKRLPYNLSFNFINNSIITDITIKDSKYFQSNCISSNNVTFQRITISAPAESPNTDGIHIARSVNIKVLDSVIGTGDDCISFGDELQDVLIKNVRCGPGHGISIGSLGKTNEEKDVTGITIDNCTFINTDNGVRIKTWPSTPSTLKVTDIKFTNLIMENVSNPVIIDQEYCPWNMCSLDKASLVQISKVNIDNIKGTSATQDALIFSCSSSKPCQDVQIGNIDLRFTGDPTLGGATTKCQNVKYVSTGKQNPPLCVKTSAPKPLPK; encoded by the exons ATGGAACAAATGCATGTAATCACACTCACAATATTTGGTGTCCTTCTATTGCCGCTTTCGGCATACGCAGACGTCTACGATGTCAGCCAGCATGGAGTCCAGAATGGAGATATAACCGAT GCTCTGCTGAAAGCATGGGAGCTGGCAGTGCAGGCGCCGACGGCGTCAAAGGTGTTAATACCCAAGGGTGAATGGACGCTGAAGCAGGCTCTTCTCGATGGACCCAACAAGGCCCCTATAGAGTTTCAGGTGGAAGGCACCGTGACAGCCTATTCCGACCCTTTCGACCTCCCTGACAATAAGGGAGAATGGTGGATTGGCATGAACTACCTCCACTCCCTCACTGTCTCCGGCGGGGGGGTCTTCGATGGCAACGGCAAAGTCGCCTGGACCAAGAACGAATGCCACAAGAACACCCCGTGCCTGAGTAAACGACTCCCCTACAACCTCAGCTTCAACTTCATCAACAACTCCATCATTACAGACATCACCATCAAAGACAGCAAGTACTTCCAGTCCAACTGCATCTCTAGCAATAACGTCACCTTCCAGCGAATCACGATCAGCGCCCCTGCTGAAAGCCCGAACACCGACGGCATCCACATCGCCCGCAGTGTCAACATTAAGGTCCTCGACTCCGTCATTGGGACCGGCGATGACTGCATCTCCTTCGGCGACGAGCTCCAAGATGTCCTCATCAAGAACGTCAGGTGTGGCCCTGGGCATGGCATCAGCATCGGCAGCCTCGGAAAAACCAACGAGGAGAAAGACGTCACTGGGATCACCATAGATAACTGCACATTCATTAACACTGACAATGGGGTCAGGATCAAGACCTGGCCTTCCACTCCCAGCACCTTAAAAGTCACTGATATCAAATTCACCAATCTTATCATGGAAAACGTCAGCAATCCCGTCATTATAGATCAAGAATATTGCCCCTGGAATATGTGCTCCCTCGAC AAAGCATCGCTGGTCCAGATTAGTAAAGTGAATATTGATAACATCAAGGGTACCAGTGCCACTCAGGATGCACTCATATTCTCTTGCAGCTCAAGTAAGCCATGTCAAGATGTGCAGATTGGAAACATTGATCTCAGGTTCACCGGAGATCCTACACTCGGCGGAGCCACCACCAAGTGCCAGAACGTCAAGTATGTTTCCACCGGCAAACAGAATCCACCTCTCTGTGTCAAGACCAGCGCCCCTAAACCTCTACCCAAGTAG
- the LOC125191734 gene encoding polygalacturonase-like gives MEQQPLVFLAIVLALSSYAHGLKIFDINSYGVGADKDITTALDAAWKEAIASPEPAKITIGPGEWILKQAHLFGPSQSPLELEVKGTVKALSDPTQLPNKEWEWITINYMNYFTLSGGGVFDGMGEQAWKTNDCNVNKNCAKLPINLSFNFLNNSIIQDITTKDSKNFHSNCISSNNVTFLRYTVSAPHDSPNTDGLHIARNIGVTIMDSVIQTGDDCISMGDQMTDVMIKNVKCGPGHGISIGSMGRNIEEKDVSRITIQNCTFDNSDNGVRIKTWPSAPATLTISDLNFLDLTMINVSNPVIIDQQYCPYNLCSLDKPSLIQISKVNIKNVKGTSATQDVLIFSCSTSKPCQDVQIGDIDLKFTGDPALGGATTQCQNVKYTFTGGVQNPPLCERSSAPKPLPK, from the exons ATGGAACAACAACCACTAGTTTTCTTAGCAATTGTTCTCGCACTTTCCTCGTACGCACATGGGTTAAAGATCTTCGATATCAACAGCTATGGAGTGGGGGCGGACAAAGATATAACAACG GCACTGGACGCAGCATGGAAGGAAGCAATTGCTTCACCTGAACCGGCAAAAATAACAATCGGTCCAGGTGAATGGATCTTGAAGCAGGCTCACCTGTTTGGACCCAGCCAATCTCCTCTCGAGCTCGAAGTGAAAGGCACCGTTAAAGCCCTTTCCGACCCTACGCAACTCCCCAACAAAGAATGGGAATGGATCACTATCAACTACATGAACTACTTCACCCTCTCCGGTGGAGGTGTTTTCGACGGCATGGGTGAGCAAGCTTGGAAAACCAATGATTGCAACGTCAACAAAAACTGCGCAAAGCTTCCCATCAACCTTAGCTTCAATTTCCTCAACAATTCCATCATCCAAGACATCACCACCAAAGACAGCAAGAATTTCCACTCCAACTGCATCTCCAGCAACAATGTCACATTCCTGCGATACACAGTGTCAGCCCCGCATGATAGCCCCAACACTGACGGCCTCCACATCGCGCGAAACATCGGCGTCACCATCATGGACTCCGTCATCCAGACGGGCGATGACTGTATCTCCATGGGGGATCAGATGACGGATGTCatgataaaaaatgtcaaatgtGGGCCCGGCCACGGCATCAGCATCGGCAGTATGGGCAGGAACATCGAGGAGAAAGATGTTAGTAGAATCACCATACAAAACTGCACCTTCGATAACTCTGACAATGGTGTTAGGATCAAGACATGGCCCTCGGCACCAGCTACCTTGACAATCTCCGATTTGAATTTCCTTGATCTAACCATGATCAATGTCAGCAATCCAGTCATCATCGATCAACAATACTGCCCATATAACCTCTGCTCTCTCGAC AAACCATCGTTGATCCAAATTAGCAAAGTGAATATTAAGAACGTCAAGGGCACGAGCGCTACTCAAGATGTGCTTATATTCTCTTGCAGCACAAGCAAGCCATGCCAAGATGTGCAGATTGGAGATATTGATCTTAAATTCACCGGAGACCCTGCACTAGGCGGTGCCACTACCCAGTGCCAGAACGTCAAGTACACGTTCACTGGTGGCGTACAGAATCCACCTCTATGCGAGAGGAGCAGTGCGCCCAAACCTCTTCCGAAGTAG
- the LOC125194249 gene encoding eukaryotic translation initiation factor 2 subunit gamma-like isoform X1, giving the protein MFDAAKMSRKGLMEQDLSKLDVTKLNPLSPEVISRQATINIGTIGHVAHGKSTVVKAISGVQTVRFKNELERNITIKLGYANAKIYKCVEDRCPRPMCYKAYGSGKEDSPMCDVPGFENCRMNLLRHVSFVDCPGHDILMATMLNGAAIMDGALLLIAANESCPQPQTSEHLAAVEIMRLQHIIILQNKVDLVQENVAINQHEAIQRFIEGTVADGAPVVPISAQLKYNIDVVCEYIVKKIPIPERNFISPPNMIVIRSFDVNKPGSEVDEIKGGVAGGSILKGVLKVNQYIEVRPGIVVKDENDNIKCTPIYSRIVSLYAEQNELQFAVPGGLIGVGTTMDPTLTRADRLVGQVLGEVGSLPEVYVELEVNFFLLRRLLGVRTKDTERQGKVTKLTKGEMLMLNIGSMSTGARVVAVKNVFAKLQLTSPVCTSKGEKIALSRRIDRHWRLIGWGQIQAGITLDVPTCPI; this is encoded by the exons ATGTTTGATG CTGCCAAGATGTCGAGGAAGGGCTTGATGGAGCAGGATTTAAGCAAGCTGGATGTAACAAAACTAAATCCACTTTCTCCGGAGGTTATTTCTCGCCAGGCCACCATCAACATTG GCACCATTGGCCATGTGGCTCACGGGAAATCAACAGTTGTTAAGGCCATCTCTGGTGTTCAG ACTGTTCGCTTCAAAAATGAACTGGAACGTAATATTACTATCAAGCTTGGTTATGCTAATGCCAAGATATATAAGTGTGTAGAGGATCGATGCCCTCGGCCTATGTGTTACAA GGCTTATGGTAGTGGGAAAGAAGATAGTCCGATGTGTGATGTCCCGGGGTTTGAGAACTGTAGGATGAACCTCCTTAGACATGTATCTTTTGTTGATTGTCCG GGTCATGACATTCTCATGGCTACAATGCTAAATGGAGCAGCAATTATGGATGGAGCGTTACTTTTAATAGCTGCCAATGAGAGTTGTCCTCAACCTCAGACATCAGAACATTTAGCTGCTGTGGAAATCATGCGTCTCCAACATATCATAATActtcaaaataaagttgatcTTGTTCAAGAAAATGTTGCCATCAACCAGCATGAAGCCATTCAGAGGTTCATTGAG GGAACTGTTGCAGATGGTGCGCCAGTAGTTCCAATATCTGCTCAGCTGAAATATAACATTGATGTTGTATGTGAATATATTGTGAAAAAAATCCCAATCCCAGAGAGGAACTTCATATCACCACCAAATATGATTGTGATCAGGTCTTTTGATGTCAATAAGCCTGGGTCTGAAGTTGATGAAATTAAAGGTGGAGTTGCTGGTGGTAGTATTCTTAAG GGTGTTTTGAAAGTAAATCAGTATATTGAAGTCCGTCCTGGTATTGTTGTCAAAGATGAGAATGATAACATCAAGTGCACCCCCATATACTCCAGAATAGTATCCTTGTATGCTGAGCAGAATGAATTGCAATTTGCTGTGCCTGGAGGCCTGATTGGAGTTGGAACGACAATGGACCCCACACTTACTCGTGCTGACAGGTTGGTTGGCCAGGTTCTTGGAGAAGTTGGTTCTCTACCTGAAGTATATGTTGAACTAGAG gttaatttctttttattgagGCGGCTGTTGGGTGTCAGGACAAAGGACACAGAGAGGCAGGGTAAGGTTACAAAGCTGACGAAGGGAGAGATGCTAATGTTGAACATAGGATCTATGTCGACTGGAGCTCGTGTTGTTGCCGTGAAGAATGTGTTTGCAAAACTGCAGCTCACTTCACCTGTGTGCACCAgtaaaggagaaaaaattgcTTTGAGTAGAAGAATTGATAGGCACTGGCGTCTGATTGGCTGGGGTCAAATTCAAGCTGGCATCACTCTTGATGTTCCAACCTGCCCCATCTAG
- the LOC125194249 gene encoding eukaryotic translation initiation factor 2 subunit gamma-like isoform X2, whose protein sequence is MSRKGLMEQDLSKLDVTKLNPLSPEVISRQATINIGTIGHVAHGKSTVVKAISGVQTVRFKNELERNITIKLGYANAKIYKCVEDRCPRPMCYKAYGSGKEDSPMCDVPGFENCRMNLLRHVSFVDCPGHDILMATMLNGAAIMDGALLLIAANESCPQPQTSEHLAAVEIMRLQHIIILQNKVDLVQENVAINQHEAIQRFIEGTVADGAPVVPISAQLKYNIDVVCEYIVKKIPIPERNFISPPNMIVIRSFDVNKPGSEVDEIKGGVAGGSILKGVLKVNQYIEVRPGIVVKDENDNIKCTPIYSRIVSLYAEQNELQFAVPGGLIGVGTTMDPTLTRADRLVGQVLGEVGSLPEVYVELEVNFFLLRRLLGVRTKDTERQGKVTKLTKGEMLMLNIGSMSTGARVVAVKNVFAKLQLTSPVCTSKGEKIALSRRIDRHWRLIGWGQIQAGITLDVPTCPI, encoded by the exons ATGTCGAGGAAGGGCTTGATGGAGCAGGATTTAAGCAAGCTGGATGTAACAAAACTAAATCCACTTTCTCCGGAGGTTATTTCTCGCCAGGCCACCATCAACATTG GCACCATTGGCCATGTGGCTCACGGGAAATCAACAGTTGTTAAGGCCATCTCTGGTGTTCAG ACTGTTCGCTTCAAAAATGAACTGGAACGTAATATTACTATCAAGCTTGGTTATGCTAATGCCAAGATATATAAGTGTGTAGAGGATCGATGCCCTCGGCCTATGTGTTACAA GGCTTATGGTAGTGGGAAAGAAGATAGTCCGATGTGTGATGTCCCGGGGTTTGAGAACTGTAGGATGAACCTCCTTAGACATGTATCTTTTGTTGATTGTCCG GGTCATGACATTCTCATGGCTACAATGCTAAATGGAGCAGCAATTATGGATGGAGCGTTACTTTTAATAGCTGCCAATGAGAGTTGTCCTCAACCTCAGACATCAGAACATTTAGCTGCTGTGGAAATCATGCGTCTCCAACATATCATAATActtcaaaataaagttgatcTTGTTCAAGAAAATGTTGCCATCAACCAGCATGAAGCCATTCAGAGGTTCATTGAG GGAACTGTTGCAGATGGTGCGCCAGTAGTTCCAATATCTGCTCAGCTGAAATATAACATTGATGTTGTATGTGAATATATTGTGAAAAAAATCCCAATCCCAGAGAGGAACTTCATATCACCACCAAATATGATTGTGATCAGGTCTTTTGATGTCAATAAGCCTGGGTCTGAAGTTGATGAAATTAAAGGTGGAGTTGCTGGTGGTAGTATTCTTAAG GGTGTTTTGAAAGTAAATCAGTATATTGAAGTCCGTCCTGGTATTGTTGTCAAAGATGAGAATGATAACATCAAGTGCACCCCCATATACTCCAGAATAGTATCCTTGTATGCTGAGCAGAATGAATTGCAATTTGCTGTGCCTGGAGGCCTGATTGGAGTTGGAACGACAATGGACCCCACACTTACTCGTGCTGACAGGTTGGTTGGCCAGGTTCTTGGAGAAGTTGGTTCTCTACCTGAAGTATATGTTGAACTAGAG gttaatttctttttattgagGCGGCTGTTGGGTGTCAGGACAAAGGACACAGAGAGGCAGGGTAAGGTTACAAAGCTGACGAAGGGAGAGATGCTAATGTTGAACATAGGATCTATGTCGACTGGAGCTCGTGTTGTTGCCGTGAAGAATGTGTTTGCAAAACTGCAGCTCACTTCACCTGTGTGCACCAgtaaaggagaaaaaattgcTTTGAGTAGAAGAATTGATAGGCACTGGCGTCTGATTGGCTGGGGTCAAATTCAAGCTGGCATCACTCTTGATGTTCCAACCTGCCCCATCTAG
- the LOC125194250 gene encoding uncharacterized protein LOC125194250 isoform X2, translating to MYMKGLVWKRGSIGAGMGAARAFSGARCRSRDEVYVAAVALKGPAQLLFSLNLWDLQHFMVITKPSSSSYPLTVYDFQPQDPESIWLAAAALSHTKIPGAILVRKLSKLPQRKCWFVGYTKEDADVHTFNHTWETHLLVGSHDCRHYTQGLVEHLTGNKYILDHLRSNYL from the exons ATGTATATGAAGGGTTTGGTTTGGAAAAGAGGTAGTATAGGAGCAGGGATGGGGGCGGCGAGGGCATTTTCTGGTGCAAGGTGCCGCAGCAGAGATGAAGTATACGTAGCAGCAGTGGCCTTGAAGGGACCTGCTCAGCTactcttctctctcaatttatgGGATTTGCAGCATTTCATGGTCATCACCAAaccctcttcctcctcttaTCCTCTTACAGTATATGACTTTCAGCCACAGGATCCTGAAAGTATATGGCTGGCTGCTGCTGCCTTATCTCATACAAAAATACCTG GAGCTATTCTGGTGAGGAAGCTCTCCAAACTTCCTCAGAGGAAATGTTGGTTTGTAGGGTATACCAAAGAAGATGCAGATGTCCACACATTCAACCACACCTGGGAAACTCACCTCCTCGTCGGCTCTCATGATTGTCGACATTATACTCAAG GCCTTGTAGAGCACCTAACAGGCAACAAATATATACTAGACCATCTCAGGTCAAACTACTTGTAA
- the LOC125194250 gene encoding uncharacterized protein LOC125194250 isoform X1: MYMKGLVWKRGSIGAGMGAARAFSGARCRSRDEVYVAAVALKGPAQLLFSLNLWDLQHFMVITKPSSSSYPLTVYDFQPQDPESIWLAAAALSHTKIPAGAILVRKLSKLPQRKCWFVGYTKEDADVHTFNHTWETHLLVGSHDCRHYTQGLVEHLTGNKYILDHLRSNYL, from the exons ATGTATATGAAGGGTTTGGTTTGGAAAAGAGGTAGTATAGGAGCAGGGATGGGGGCGGCGAGGGCATTTTCTGGTGCAAGGTGCCGCAGCAGAGATGAAGTATACGTAGCAGCAGTGGCCTTGAAGGGACCTGCTCAGCTactcttctctctcaatttatgGGATTTGCAGCATTTCATGGTCATCACCAAaccctcttcctcctcttaTCCTCTTACAGTATATGACTTTCAGCCACAGGATCCTGAAAGTATATGGCTGGCTGCTGCTGCCTTATCTCATACAAAAATACCTG CAGGAGCTATTCTGGTGAGGAAGCTCTCCAAACTTCCTCAGAGGAAATGTTGGTTTGTAGGGTATACCAAAGAAGATGCAGATGTCCACACATTCAACCACACCTGGGAAACTCACCTCCTCGTCGGCTCTCATGATTGTCGACATTATACTCAAG GCCTTGTAGAGCACCTAACAGGCAACAAATATATACTAGACCATCTCAGGTCAAACTACTTGTAA